The nucleotide window GACGCCGTTCTTCGGGTGGTAACGGGCCGCGGCCATTCCGGCGAACACGACATCCGGATCGTCGGGATGAACCGCCAGTTCGGCAAGGTTCGTCATGCGTCGTTCCAGCTCCAGCCCGGTCCAGTTTCGATAGTAGACCTCATCGAACCCGAAGGACCCGCTCGTCCCGTCTTCATTGGCGTGCATGGTCCAGTCCGCCGGGACCGGTGCCGCCCCGGGGCCGACAAACGGACCGCCGCCCGCGCGGAGCAATGTGCCGATGCCGGTGGAATGCCCGCGCGTTCCGACATACAGAGCGGACCCGTCCGGAGTTGCCGCGATGCTCCGTACATCGCGGGCGGAATCTTCCAGCCACCCCGCGCTGCTCTCCGAACCGACGAGCCAACCCGCCCAGCTGGTGTCCTCGGTCGAGTCGAGACAGAACAGTCCACCGCGGACCGCGGCCGACACGCCACTCGGCAGCGCCGAGTTCGAGTGGTCGGCGCTCCAGTGGATCGCGCCGAGCAGGACCTTCGTGGTTCCCGGAAGGAGGAAGAGCTGCTTGCCGTGGCGGCGAAGCGCGGGAGCCCATGCCGAGGTTGAATCCGTCGCCAGCCCGTCATTCACCTCCGTCCAGTACCAGGAGGAGATGACTTCGTCCCAGTCGCCGCGCATGACCCCCATGTCACTCCAGACGAGCCGACCCGGATTGTACGGATGGTCCTCGAATCTCCAGTAGGCGGCGAAGATCGTGCTGTCCGGCGTGACCACGAAGTCGCGGATCATGGAGTTCGTGATGTCCCAGGACGGGTTGTTCGTCGCGTTCTTCCAGAGAGAATCCGCGGGATCGAGAACCATGATCTTCGACCCGTTGTACGGACTCGAACCGATCTCACCGAAGGTCGTGAAGAGACCTCCCTGCCCCGGCCCGTGAAAGTCGGGCACGACACGGACCCTGCCCGCCTCGCGCGTCCAGCTGTTGTTGTCCTCGGGCGTGGCGTGGGAAGACACCGGGGGATTCTGAACATTCCACGCGGACTCGGTGGCATCGGTGGCGATCACACATCCCTCGTCCGCATTGGTCTGCACCATGCGCCCGTCGGACAGAAACGCGACGGAGTGCGCGGTCATGAGGTTTGCCCCCCGGGACACCCAGCCGCCGTCGGGAACGGAGTCGCAGTACACCTGATCCCAGGAGTCCCCGCCGTCGGTGGTGGCGTGGATCTTGCCGGAGGTGATCATCCTGCGGTCGGAGTCCACGGGAGAGACCGCCGCCTGACACAGCATCACGATGGCCGAGGAGTTGTTCCATCCGATGGGAAGCGTCTGCGCGAAGCCGGACAGATCCAGGTAGTGGTATGTGAAGCTCGACCAGGTTCCCCGCAGATGGATGCAGTGCTCCCACTGCACCTCCCCTCCGGGGACCACGGGATACACCCGGGTGCGGTAGAGACCGCCCATCATGGTCATCCGCCGCTCCCCCACCAGGATCTCGTCGAAATCCCACGCGCCGGTCCCCTCTTTGACGGTGAGTGTGGTGAAGTGGCACCCGGGACCACCGCTGCCGGTGGCCGCGGTGAGCCAGGTCCATGTGCTGTCCGCGGAATGCGGCGCGACGGGATCGGTCTCACTGCCGATCCACTCCCACTCGGGCGAGGGCAGTTTCACATCCGCGCGGAACAGCCCGCATCCCGCGCCGGTGGTGTCGGTCTGCCCGAAGAGCGCGTAGAGGAACCCGCGGGAAGTGATCGCCACGCCCCACGCGTCCGGATGAAGCGGGTGCGTGGGCGGCGCGGGCAGAGTCTCGCTGACGCGAGCCCACGCGGAGTCCGATTCCGACTTCAGGTAGATCCCGGTCTGGGTCGCCGCCGCCGCATACCGGACGCCGTTGACCATCGCTGCGGAGAGCTGCCGGGTGATCCCGAACCCTTCGGTCGACTCGTCCCACTCCCAGCCGAGGCCGGAGGACAGGTTGAATGTGCAGATTGAGTACTGCGCCGCCGGACCGGACTCGTGCTGTACAAAGTCCGGAGCCACCGGGTAGTAAGTGTGGCCGATGCTCGTGTCCCAGCGGCCGTAGCCCGCGCCTGCAAACAGCACGGTGTCTCCCGGAGCCCGCGCCAGTGACGAGAAGGGGATCATCGCCCCGCGCGATCCGCCCGCTCCCCCTTCGAACGAAAACGATACCGGCGGCGTCGTCAGCACCCACGCCGGAGCCCCCACGGGACGCAGGTACAGGCCCGCGTAGGTGGCGGCATACACGCCGTCGCGGCCGGTCCCCGCCACATCCAGAATCTCCTCGACATAGAACGACTTGGTCTCGTTCGAACTCGCGATCCCCTCCGCCCACAGGTGCCAGCTCGACCCGTGATCGGTGGTGCGGAAAACACCGCACATGTCACCGCCCG belongs to Gemmatimonadota bacterium and includes:
- a CDS encoding FlgD immunoglobulin-like domain containing protein encodes the protein MSRPLPADEPGGSTMRLRLSSLLHSPPLHALLLSLAFSPAAFAAVTPISIGKSGQLHALAYSASDPDVLYTGGDMCGVFRTTDHGSSWHLWAEGIASSNETKSFYVEEILDVAGTGRDGVYAATYAGLYLRPVGAPAWVLTTPPVSFSFEGGAGGSRGAMIPFSSLARAPGDTVLFAGAGYGRWDTSIGHTYYPVAPDFVQHESGPAAQYSICTFNLSSGLGWEWDESTEGFGITRQLSAAMVNGVRYAAAATQTGIYLKSESDSAWARVSETLPAPPTHPLHPDAWGVAITSRGFLYALFGQTDTTGAGCGLFRADVKLPSPEWEWIGSETDPVAPHSADSTWTWLTAATGSGGPGCHFTTLTVKEGTGAWDFDEILVGERRMTMMGGLYRTRVYPVVPGGEVQWEHCIHLRGTWSSFTYHYLDLSGFAQTLPIGWNNSSAIVMLCQAAVSPVDSDRRMITSGKIHATTDGGDSWDQVYCDSVPDGGWVSRGANLMTAHSVAFLSDGRMVQTNADEGCVIATDATESAWNVQNPPVSSHATPEDNNSWTREAGRVRVVPDFHGPGQGGLFTTFGEIGSSPYNGSKIMVLDPADSLWKNATNNPSWDITNSMIRDFVVTPDSTIFAAYWRFEDHPYNPGRLVWSDMGVMRGDWDEVISSWYWTEVNDGLATDSTSAWAPALRRHGKQLFLLPGTTKVLLGAIHWSADHSNSALPSGVSAAVRGGLFCLDSTEDTSWAGWLVGSESSAGWLEDSARDVRSIAATPDGSALYVGTRGHSTGIGTLLRAGGGPFVGPGAAPVPADWTMHANEDGTSGSFGFDEVYYRNWTGLELERRMTNLAELAVHPDDPDVVFAGMAAARYHPKNGVWMHRIGTGVWTAMAGNGTPPLANCQAIGFDTHDSSKLVYGTNGEEWWQIDISEMTGAPETGAVPAGPVLQLLSQENPVRGTVGIRWHLARRAERVTVDIHDVSGRRVRRISREPVAPGEGQAVWDARDQDGVGVAAGVYFLRVAVVAEGREIGAAVGKVVLMR